The proteins below come from a single Mustela erminea isolate mMusErm1 chromosome 14, mMusErm1.Pri, whole genome shotgun sequence genomic window:
- the SIRT1 gene encoding NAD-dependent protein deacetylase sirtuin-1 isoform X2 has product MADEAALALQPGGSPSAVAAEREAASPPVGEPLRKRPRKDCPGLGRSPSEPSGAAPEREVPAATGGCPAAAAALWREAAAAAAAAGGEREAQAATAGEGDNGPGLQGLSREPPPADDFYDDDDDDDEGEEEEEAAAAAIGYRDDLLFDDEIITNGFHSCESDEDDRASHASSSDWTPRPRIGPYTFVQQHLMIGTDPRTILKDLLPETIPPPELDDMTLWQIVINILSEPPKRKKRKDINTIEDAVKLLQECKKIIVLTGAGVSVSCGIPDFRSRDGIYARLAIDFPDLPDPQAMFDIEYFRKDPRPFFKFAKEIYPGQFQPSLCHKFIALSDKEGKLLRNYTQNIDTLEQVAGIQRIIQCHGSFATASCLICKYKVDCEAVRGDIFNQVVPRCPRCPADEPLAIMKPEIVFFGENLPEQFHRAMKYDKDEVDLLIVIGSSLKVRPVALIPSSIPHEVPQILINREPLPHLHFDVELLGDCDVIINELCHRLGGEYAKLCCNPVKLSEITEKPPRTQKELAHLSELPPTPLNISEDSSSPERTSPPHSSVIVKLLDQASKSNIDDPGVSESNDCMEEKSQEGQNSTKNIESVTEQVESPDVRNVGSNTGEKNERTSVADSVRKCWPARLAKEQISKRLDGNEKVTNICSYHPTVIFFMALRYIQTLKMTSYPLVLVAVTVIVEHARVQV; this is encoded by the exons ATGGCGGACGAGGCGGCGCTCGCCCTTCAGCCCGGCGGCTCCCCCTCGGCGGTGGCGGCCGAGAGGGAGGCCGCGTCGCCGCCCGTCGGGGAGCCACTTCGCAAGAGGCCACGGAAAGACTGTCCCGGCCTGGGGCGGAGCCCGAGCGAGCCCAGTGGGGCGGCCCCTGAACGTGAGGTGCCGGCGGCGACCGGGGGCTgccccgcggcggcggcggctctgtggcgggaggcggcggcggcggcggcggcggcgggcggggagcGGGAGGCCCAGGCGGCGACGGCCGGAGAAGGAGACAATGGGCCGGGCCTACAGGGCCTATCCCGGGAGCCGCCGCCGGCCGACGACTTctacgacgacgacgacgacgacgacgagggcgaagaggaggaagaggcggcggcggcagcgaTTGGGTACCGAG ATGACCTTCTTTTTGATGATGAAATAATCACCAATGGTTTTCATTCCTGTGAAAGTGATGAGGATGATAGAGCCTCACATGCAAGCTCTAGTGACTGGACTCCAAGGCCACGGATAG GTCCATATACTTTCGTTCAGCAACATCTCATGATTGGCACAGATCCTCGAACAATTCTTAAAGATTTGCTACCAGAAACAATTCCTCCACCTGAATTGGATGATATGACACTGTGGCAGATTGTTATTAATATCCTTTCAgaaccaccaaaaagaaaaaaaagaaaagatattaataCAATTGAAGATGCTGTGAAATTACTGCAAGAGTGCAAAAAAATAATAGTTCTGACTGGAGCTGGG GTTTCTGTTTCTTGTGGAATACCTGACTTCAGGTCAAGAGATGGTATTTATGCTCGCCTTGCAATAGACTTCCCAGACCTTCCAGATCCTCAAGCAATGTTTGATATTGAATATTTCAGAAAAGATCCAAGACCATTCTTCAAGTTTGCAAAG GAAATATATCCTGGACAGTTCCAACCATCTCTCTGTCACAAATTCATAGCCTTGTcagataaagaaggaaaactaCTTCGGAACTATACTCAGAACATAGATACACTGGAACAGGTTGCGGGAATCCAGAGGATAATTCAGTGTCATG GATCCTTTGCAACAGCATCTTGTCTGATTTGTAAATACAAAGTAGACTGTGAAGCTGTACGAGGAGATATTTTTAATCAG GTGGTTCCTCGTTGTCCTAGATGCCCAGCAGATGAGCCACTTGCTATCATGAAACCAGAGATTGTCTTTTTTGGGGAAAATTTACCAGAGCAGTTTCATAGAGCCATGAAGTACGACAAAGATGAAGTTGATCTCCTCATTGTTATTGGGTCTTCCCTGAAAGTAAGACCAGTAGCACTAATTCCAA GTTCCATACCCCATGAAGTGCCTCAGATATTAATAAATAGAGAACCTTTGCCTCATCTGCATTTTGATGTAGAGCTTCTTGGAGACTGTGATGTcataataaatgaattatgtCATAGGTTAGGTGGTGAATATGCCAAACTTTGCTGCAACCCTGTAAAGCTTTCAGAAATTACTGAAAAACCTCCACGAACACAGAAAGAATTGGCTCATTTGTCAGAGTTGCCACCCACACCTCTTAATATTTCAGAAGACTCAAGTTCACCAGAAAGAACTTCACCACCACATTCTTCAGTGATTGTTAAACTTTTAGACCAAGCATCTAAGAGTAATATTGATGATCCTGGTGTGTCCGAGTCAAATGATTGTatggaagaaaaatcacaggaagGACAGAATTCTACTAAGAACATTGAAAGCGTTACTGAACAGGTGGAAAGTCCAGATGTGAGGAATGTTGGCTCTAATactggggagaaaaatgaaagaacttcAGTTGCTGACTCGGTGAGGAAGTGCTGGCCAGCTAGACTTGCAAAGGAGCAGATTAGCAAACGGCTTGATG GGAATGAGAAG GTAACCAATATCTGTTCTTACCACCCAACCGTTATATTTTTCATGGCGCTGAGGTATATTCAGACTCTGAAGATGACATCTTATCCTCTAGTTCTTGTGGCAGTAACAGTGATAGTGGAACATGCCAGAGTCCAAGTTTAG
- the SIRT1 gene encoding NAD-dependent protein deacetylase sirtuin-1 isoform X1 has product MADEAALALQPGGSPSAVAAEREAASPPVGEPLRKRPRKDCPGLGRSPSEPSGAAPEREVPAATGGCPAAAAALWREAAAAAAAAGGEREAQAATAGEGDNGPGLQGLSREPPPADDFYDDDDDDDEGEEEEEAAAAAIGYRDDLLFDDEIITNGFHSCESDEDDRASHASSSDWTPRPRIGPYTFVQQHLMIGTDPRTILKDLLPETIPPPELDDMTLWQIVINILSEPPKRKKRKDINTIEDAVKLLQECKKIIVLTGAGVSVSCGIPDFRSRDGIYARLAIDFPDLPDPQAMFDIEYFRKDPRPFFKFAKEIYPGQFQPSLCHKFIALSDKEGKLLRNYTQNIDTLEQVAGIQRIIQCHGSFATASCLICKYKVDCEAVRGDIFNQVVPRCPRCPADEPLAIMKPEIVFFGENLPEQFHRAMKYDKDEVDLLIVIGSSLKVRPVALIPSSIPHEVPQILINREPLPHLHFDVELLGDCDVIINELCHRLGGEYAKLCCNPVKLSEITEKPPRTQKELAHLSELPPTPLNISEDSSSPERTSPPHSSVIVKLLDQASKSNIDDPGVSESNDCMEEKSQEGQNSTKNIESVTEQVESPDVRNVGSNTGEKNERTSVADSVRKCWPARLAKEQISKRLDGNQYLFLPPNRYIFHGAEVYSDSEDDILSSSSCGSNSDSGTCQSPSLEEHLEDESEIEEFYNGLEDEADVNDRAGGTGFGIGGGDQEAVGEALSTKQEATDINYPSNKS; this is encoded by the exons ATGGCGGACGAGGCGGCGCTCGCCCTTCAGCCCGGCGGCTCCCCCTCGGCGGTGGCGGCCGAGAGGGAGGCCGCGTCGCCGCCCGTCGGGGAGCCACTTCGCAAGAGGCCACGGAAAGACTGTCCCGGCCTGGGGCGGAGCCCGAGCGAGCCCAGTGGGGCGGCCCCTGAACGTGAGGTGCCGGCGGCGACCGGGGGCTgccccgcggcggcggcggctctgtggcgggaggcggcggcggcggcggcggcggcgggcggggagcGGGAGGCCCAGGCGGCGACGGCCGGAGAAGGAGACAATGGGCCGGGCCTACAGGGCCTATCCCGGGAGCCGCCGCCGGCCGACGACTTctacgacgacgacgacgacgacgacgagggcgaagaggaggaagaggcggcggcggcagcgaTTGGGTACCGAG ATGACCTTCTTTTTGATGATGAAATAATCACCAATGGTTTTCATTCCTGTGAAAGTGATGAGGATGATAGAGCCTCACATGCAAGCTCTAGTGACTGGACTCCAAGGCCACGGATAG GTCCATATACTTTCGTTCAGCAACATCTCATGATTGGCACAGATCCTCGAACAATTCTTAAAGATTTGCTACCAGAAACAATTCCTCCACCTGAATTGGATGATATGACACTGTGGCAGATTGTTATTAATATCCTTTCAgaaccaccaaaaagaaaaaaaagaaaagatattaataCAATTGAAGATGCTGTGAAATTACTGCAAGAGTGCAAAAAAATAATAGTTCTGACTGGAGCTGGG GTTTCTGTTTCTTGTGGAATACCTGACTTCAGGTCAAGAGATGGTATTTATGCTCGCCTTGCAATAGACTTCCCAGACCTTCCAGATCCTCAAGCAATGTTTGATATTGAATATTTCAGAAAAGATCCAAGACCATTCTTCAAGTTTGCAAAG GAAATATATCCTGGACAGTTCCAACCATCTCTCTGTCACAAATTCATAGCCTTGTcagataaagaaggaaaactaCTTCGGAACTATACTCAGAACATAGATACACTGGAACAGGTTGCGGGAATCCAGAGGATAATTCAGTGTCATG GATCCTTTGCAACAGCATCTTGTCTGATTTGTAAATACAAAGTAGACTGTGAAGCTGTACGAGGAGATATTTTTAATCAG GTGGTTCCTCGTTGTCCTAGATGCCCAGCAGATGAGCCACTTGCTATCATGAAACCAGAGATTGTCTTTTTTGGGGAAAATTTACCAGAGCAGTTTCATAGAGCCATGAAGTACGACAAAGATGAAGTTGATCTCCTCATTGTTATTGGGTCTTCCCTGAAAGTAAGACCAGTAGCACTAATTCCAA GTTCCATACCCCATGAAGTGCCTCAGATATTAATAAATAGAGAACCTTTGCCTCATCTGCATTTTGATGTAGAGCTTCTTGGAGACTGTGATGTcataataaatgaattatgtCATAGGTTAGGTGGTGAATATGCCAAACTTTGCTGCAACCCTGTAAAGCTTTCAGAAATTACTGAAAAACCTCCACGAACACAGAAAGAATTGGCTCATTTGTCAGAGTTGCCACCCACACCTCTTAATATTTCAGAAGACTCAAGTTCACCAGAAAGAACTTCACCACCACATTCTTCAGTGATTGTTAAACTTTTAGACCAAGCATCTAAGAGTAATATTGATGATCCTGGTGTGTCCGAGTCAAATGATTGTatggaagaaaaatcacaggaagGACAGAATTCTACTAAGAACATTGAAAGCGTTACTGAACAGGTGGAAAGTCCAGATGTGAGGAATGTTGGCTCTAATactggggagaaaaatgaaagaacttcAGTTGCTGACTCGGTGAGGAAGTGCTGGCCAGCTAGACTTGCAAAGGAGCAGATTAGCAAACGGCTTGATG GTAACCAATATCTGTTCTTACCACCCAACCGTTATATTTTTCATGGCGCTGAGGTATATTCAGACTCTGAAGATGACATCTTATCCTCTAGTTCTTGTGGCAGTAACAGTGATAGTGGAACATGCCAGAGTCCAAGTTTAGAAGAACACTTGGAGGATGAAAGTGAGATTGAAGAATTTTACAATGGTTTGGAAGATGAAGCTGATGTTAATGACAGAGCTGGAGGAACTGGATTTGGAATTGGTGGTGGTGATCAAGAGGCAGTCGGTGAAGCTCTATCCACGAAACAGGAAGCAACAGACATTAACTATCCATCAAACAAATCATAA
- the SIRT1 gene encoding NAD-dependent protein deacetylase sirtuin-1 isoform X3 yields the protein MCLCSGRKTILEIYPGQFQPSLCHKFIALSDKEGKLLRNYTQNIDTLEQVAGIQRIIQCHGSFATASCLICKYKVDCEAVRGDIFNQVVPRCPRCPADEPLAIMKPEIVFFGENLPEQFHRAMKYDKDEVDLLIVIGSSLKVRPVALIPSSIPHEVPQILINREPLPHLHFDVELLGDCDVIINELCHRLGGEYAKLCCNPVKLSEITEKPPRTQKELAHLSELPPTPLNISEDSSSPERTSPPHSSVIVKLLDQASKSNIDDPGVSESNDCMEEKSQEGQNSTKNIESVTEQVESPDVRNVGSNTGEKNERTSVADSVRKCWPARLAKEQISKRLDGNQYLFLPPNRYIFHGAEVYSDSEDDILSSSSCGSNSDSGTCQSPSLEEHLEDESEIEEFYNGLEDEADVNDRAGGTGFGIGGGDQEAVGEALSTKQEATDINYPSNKS from the exons ATGTGCCTGTGCAGTGGAAGGAAAACAATTTTG GAAATATATCCTGGACAGTTCCAACCATCTCTCTGTCACAAATTCATAGCCTTGTcagataaagaaggaaaactaCTTCGGAACTATACTCAGAACATAGATACACTGGAACAGGTTGCGGGAATCCAGAGGATAATTCAGTGTCATG GATCCTTTGCAACAGCATCTTGTCTGATTTGTAAATACAAAGTAGACTGTGAAGCTGTACGAGGAGATATTTTTAATCAG GTGGTTCCTCGTTGTCCTAGATGCCCAGCAGATGAGCCACTTGCTATCATGAAACCAGAGATTGTCTTTTTTGGGGAAAATTTACCAGAGCAGTTTCATAGAGCCATGAAGTACGACAAAGATGAAGTTGATCTCCTCATTGTTATTGGGTCTTCCCTGAAAGTAAGACCAGTAGCACTAATTCCAA GTTCCATACCCCATGAAGTGCCTCAGATATTAATAAATAGAGAACCTTTGCCTCATCTGCATTTTGATGTAGAGCTTCTTGGAGACTGTGATGTcataataaatgaattatgtCATAGGTTAGGTGGTGAATATGCCAAACTTTGCTGCAACCCTGTAAAGCTTTCAGAAATTACTGAAAAACCTCCACGAACACAGAAAGAATTGGCTCATTTGTCAGAGTTGCCACCCACACCTCTTAATATTTCAGAAGACTCAAGTTCACCAGAAAGAACTTCACCACCACATTCTTCAGTGATTGTTAAACTTTTAGACCAAGCATCTAAGAGTAATATTGATGATCCTGGTGTGTCCGAGTCAAATGATTGTatggaagaaaaatcacaggaagGACAGAATTCTACTAAGAACATTGAAAGCGTTACTGAACAGGTGGAAAGTCCAGATGTGAGGAATGTTGGCTCTAATactggggagaaaaatgaaagaacttcAGTTGCTGACTCGGTGAGGAAGTGCTGGCCAGCTAGACTTGCAAAGGAGCAGATTAGCAAACGGCTTGATG GTAACCAATATCTGTTCTTACCACCCAACCGTTATATTTTTCATGGCGCTGAGGTATATTCAGACTCTGAAGATGACATCTTATCCTCTAGTTCTTGTGGCAGTAACAGTGATAGTGGAACATGCCAGAGTCCAAGTTTAGAAGAACACTTGGAGGATGAAAGTGAGATTGAAGAATTTTACAATGGTTTGGAAGATGAAGCTGATGTTAATGACAGAGCTGGAGGAACTGGATTTGGAATTGGTGGTGGTGATCAAGAGGCAGTCGGTGAAGCTCTATCCACGAAACAGGAAGCAACAGACATTAACTATCCATCAAACAAATCATAA